From the Leptospira biflexa serovar Patoc strain 'Patoc 1 (Paris)' genome, one window contains:
- a CDS encoding NADH-quinone oxidoreductase subunit N: MSYTPSSNDLIAISPMLILCGVALLSLVVQFLIPEEDEGKPLWVLSILGILVAMYALYHTTNSPGYGKFFGSQISISPLTVWLSAIYLIAGLITLLVAPPFLSQHKTLFPEFFPLMLFCLSGMMFLTSGYDLIVIFVGLEILSLSLYVMIGMARTSVSALESAMKYFLLGTFSSGFMLLGIAFLYGGSGTTNLDGALRGLSLKGYEANFSKLGLGLFFVGVSFKAALVPFHSWTPDVYEGAQTPITGFMASAGKASALGLVIILFNHIPMGEMGNVWKYLMGTIALISMTWGNIVALKQDNLKRMLAYSSISHAGYIVAGIACGAGLEALYYLFSYSLLNLAAFAIISYLEQGKHEVTVNGISHLSGEHPFTALALSLVFLSFAGFPPLIGFWTKLFLLQKMAESDLFFHRVLLFGAVANSCIAFYYYMKITIQSYMKQETGVVAGARDLPSLPTLGFLIFLLCVFFTAGWIFFQPGSLL, translated from the coding sequence ATGTCATATACTCCTTCCTCGAATGACTTAATAGCGATTTCACCCATGCTCATATTGTGTGGGGTAGCTTTACTTTCCCTAGTTGTCCAATTTTTAATCCCAGAAGAAGATGAAGGGAAACCACTTTGGGTTCTTTCTATTTTAGGAATCCTTGTGGCTATGTATGCTTTGTATCATACAACCAATTCACCAGGATATGGAAAGTTTTTTGGTTCTCAAATTTCGATTAGCCCACTGACGGTTTGGTTAAGTGCTATCTATTTAATAGCAGGTCTCATCACCTTACTCGTTGCACCTCCCTTTTTATCACAACACAAAACATTATTCCCTGAGTTTTTCCCCTTAATGCTCTTTTGTTTGTCTGGTATGATGTTTTTGACATCTGGGTATGACCTCATTGTCATCTTTGTAGGATTGGAAATCCTTTCCTTATCACTTTATGTGATGATAGGTATGGCTCGGACATCTGTTTCCGCATTGGAAAGTGCGATGAAGTATTTTTTACTCGGAACATTTAGTTCTGGTTTTATGTTACTAGGGATTGCATTTTTATACGGCGGATCGGGGACAACGAACTTGGACGGAGCCCTTCGAGGATTATCCTTAAAAGGATATGAGGCGAATTTTTCGAAACTAGGTCTTGGATTGTTTTTTGTGGGTGTGTCCTTTAAAGCTGCCCTTGTTCCATTCCACTCCTGGACACCCGATGTGTATGAAGGAGCACAAACTCCTATCACTGGTTTTATGGCGAGTGCGGGAAAGGCATCCGCCCTTGGACTTGTTATCATTTTGTTCAACCATATCCCAATGGGTGAGATGGGAAATGTTTGGAAGTATCTTATGGGAACCATTGCCCTGATTTCTATGACTTGGGGGAATATCGTTGCTTTAAAACAAGATAACCTAAAACGGATGTTAGCCTATTCTTCGATTTCCCATGCCGGTTATATTGTAGCAGGGATTGCTTGTGGGGCAGGTCTTGAAGCACTGTATTATCTTTTTTCTTATTCCTTACTGAACCTTGCTGCCTTTGCCATCATTTCCTATTTGGAACAAGGAAAACATGAGGTGACTGTGAATGGAATCTCTCACTTAAGTGGTGAACATCCATTCACAGCTCTTGCTTTGAGTCTCGTGTTTTTGTCCTTTGCTGGGTTTCCACCCCTCATCGGTTTTTGGACCAAACTTTTCCTTTTGCAAAAAATGGCGGAATCGGATTTATTCTTCCACCGGGTTTTGTTATTTGGAGCTGTTGCCAATTCTTGTATCGCATTTTATTATTATATGAAGATCACCATCCAGTCCTATATGAAACAAGAGACTGGGGTTGTGGCCGGGGCACGGGATCTGCCGAGTTTGCCAACACTCGGATTTTTAATCTTTTTGCTCTGTGTTTTCTTTACGGCAGGTTGGATTTTTTTCCAGCCAGGATCCCTTTTGTAA
- a CDS encoding complex I subunit 4 family protein codes for MPDQILSIIIFLPIVSTFLIVIQKRVGAVVVISALSSAFTTILSLGLFFFYDASKAGLQFVHWIPDWILSGKLSVDYHVGLDGVSLLLFALTTFMFFLSSIASWSNIPKKIKEFHICLLVLETAVLGVFASGNLVLFYVFWELMVLPMVLMIGIWGGEERTKAALKYFLFSMAGSLFMLGGILTLYFKTGKTSIESLSTASLALYSEPLQWFLFFSFFLAFAIKIPLFPFHTWMPDVHTQAPTVGSVDLAGVLLKIGAYGFIRFCIPFFPEQSLLSQNGIQILAVIGIVYGSMAALVQTDIKRIIAYSSLSHLGFCILGIFSFTTEGVVGGMLQMVSHGISTGMIFLMIGMIYERAHTRNISEFGGLAGQMPVFSTFFLIAVLSSIGLPGTNGFVGEFLILIGAIKSNVWLGGIAATGVVLGALYLLWFVKRFLFGVSKTIQAKPYKDLSFREIGILSPLVVLIFWIGLYPKPFLSILNSSSNVFLNSASVVTIEERKHIQKDFLSQNDQRLFPDYLSLGMEPKSYEERLGKFQSKFVLPNFGSAQLPLPKVEEDLENLENSIESDFDLELEPNEKKGN; via the coding sequence GTGCCGGATCAAATTTTATCCATCATTATCTTTTTACCAATTGTTTCCACATTTCTCATCGTAATCCAAAAACGCGTGGGGGCTGTGGTCGTGATCTCGGCTCTGTCTTCTGCCTTTACGACAATTTTGTCTCTTGGTTTATTCTTCTTTTATGATGCTTCCAAAGCAGGATTACAATTTGTCCATTGGATTCCGGATTGGATTCTTTCTGGCAAACTCAGCGTAGATTACCATGTGGGACTTGATGGAGTATCGCTCCTTTTATTTGCTCTCACCACCTTTATGTTTTTTCTTTCGAGTATTGCCTCTTGGTCCAATATTCCTAAAAAAATCAAAGAATTCCATATCTGTTTGCTTGTCCTAGAAACGGCGGTTCTCGGTGTTTTTGCGTCTGGGAATCTTGTCTTATTTTATGTGTTTTGGGAACTCATGGTACTTCCCATGGTCCTCATGATTGGAATTTGGGGTGGAGAAGAAAGAACAAAAGCCGCACTCAAATACTTTCTATTTTCCATGGCTGGTTCTTTGTTTATGTTAGGTGGAATCCTGACTTTGTATTTCAAAACAGGGAAAACATCCATTGAGTCATTATCAACCGCAAGCCTTGCTTTGTATTCGGAACCCTTACAATGGTTTTTGTTTTTTAGCTTTTTTCTTGCCTTTGCGATCAAAATCCCACTTTTTCCTTTCCACACTTGGATGCCGGATGTCCATACCCAAGCACCTACTGTTGGTTCGGTGGACCTTGCTGGTGTTTTATTAAAAATTGGTGCTTATGGATTCATTCGATTTTGTATCCCATTTTTTCCCGAACAAAGTTTACTCTCTCAAAATGGAATCCAGATCCTTGCCGTGATTGGGATTGTGTATGGGTCTATGGCTGCCCTTGTCCAAACTGATATCAAACGGATCATTGCGTATAGTTCTTTGTCTCACCTTGGGTTTTGTATCCTTGGGATTTTTTCTTTTACCACAGAAGGAGTTGTGGGAGGGATGTTACAAATGGTTTCCCATGGAATTTCCACTGGTATGATCTTTCTTATGATCGGGATGATTTATGAACGTGCCCACACAAGAAACATTTCCGAATTTGGTGGCCTAGCAGGGCAGATGCCAGTGTTTTCTACCTTCTTTTTAATCGCCGTACTTTCTTCCATCGGACTTCCTGGAACGAATGGGTTTGTTGGTGAGTTTCTGATTCTCATCGGTGCCATCAAATCCAATGTTTGGCTTGGTGGGATTGCAGCCACGGGTGTTGTTCTTGGTGCCTTATATCTATTATGGTTTGTAAAACGATTCCTATTTGGGGTCAGTAAAACAATCCAAGCAAAACCTTATAAAGACTTAAGTTTTCGTGAAATTGGAATTTTAAGTCCACTCGTAGTGTTGATTTTTTGGATTGGATTGTATCCAAAACCTTTCCTTTCCATATTAAATTCCTCTTCGAATGTGTTTTTGAATTCCGCATCGGTTGTGACCATTGAAGAAAGAAAACACATCCAAAAAGATTTTTTAAGCCAAAACGACCAGAGGTTATTTCCTGATTATCTCAGTTTGGGAATGGAACCGAAGTCCTATGAAGAACGATTAGGCAAATTCCAATCAAAATTTGTCCTACCAAATTTTGGTTCCGCACAGTTGCCTCTTCCCAAAGTGGAAGAGGATTTAGAGAATTTAGAAAATTCCATCGAGTCAGATTTTGATTTGGAATTAGAACCGAACGAGAAAAAAGGAAACTAA
- the recJ gene encoding single-stranded-DNA-specific exonuclease RecJ produces MHHVTKVHFGPLLSEVRTKVESKRPLLRYLVDRREGLKNTSPKELLFSDFSCLHSPFSLPDIEDAVSLLLSFAKSNKKILLYGDRDSDGVSSTCLLAFFLKSHPEFLTANLEVMVSSESDPYGLCKEAVSKIQKAKPDLLVTLDFGSSQADEIDSLTALGIQVIVLDHHEVPVRIPKNCALVNPRRTDSEYPEKKICTAALSFKLVSAILFRTSKEWNQLYTKTVTNEDGTKEVLYFRNGIKLSKDQLDLIQNPRENPSKMENQIPIGDKNSESAPIDLSSALPFPEEFSTNIPLDDERKLFFYQCQKIPEFFEQLEEETDLAGIGTITDMMPLVGENRHFVKLALTSLTKLYVGDKKRKGLKELLKELKLNPLGITTKDLGWSIGPVINAAGRMGKTEEAVNLLLSENELEAKTRAKLLLSINEERKERTKRNMDRVERYFARKPERTTHDAIYCYEPDMEPGVSGIVATRMVDTYKKPAIFIAPDNGDARGSVRSYGQENVLTLLESLSEHFLHFGGHPEAGGFSISIDQIPKLEAALYEKAKLWLAEDEERPKEHLINTDFTVLPEEMGEKLLKEWKDLEPFGQGNPDIKLGIRNAKAIHLTPLSGGKHVRFHIIGSGSLKYMIWNKGEEFQSFMSNHGSFDLVGSLEENFYQGRSTLQFIVEWFGKAES; encoded by the coding sequence TTGCATCATGTAACAAAGGTTCACTTCGGACCTTTGTTGTCTGAAGTTCGAACCAAAGTTGAATCCAAAAGGCCTTTACTTCGATACTTAGTGGATCGAAGAGAAGGTCTAAAAAACACTTCCCCGAAAGAACTCCTATTCTCTGATTTTTCTTGTCTTCATTCCCCCTTCTCCCTTCCGGACATCGAAGACGCGGTATCTCTCCTCCTTTCCTTTGCCAAATCTAATAAAAAAATCTTATTATATGGAGACCGCGACTCCGATGGAGTGAGTTCTACCTGTTTACTTGCTTTCTTTTTGAAATCTCATCCTGAATTTTTGACAGCCAACTTGGAAGTAATGGTCTCTTCAGAAAGTGATCCGTATGGTCTTTGTAAAGAAGCTGTGAGTAAAATCCAAAAAGCCAAACCAGACTTACTTGTCACTTTAGACTTTGGTTCAAGCCAAGCGGATGAAATCGATTCCTTAACTGCATTGGGAATCCAAGTGATTGTCCTTGACCATCATGAAGTTCCCGTTCGTATCCCTAAAAACTGCGCCTTAGTGAACCCAAGACGAACGGATTCCGAATACCCAGAAAAAAAAATCTGCACTGCTGCCTTATCCTTCAAACTTGTCTCTGCCATTTTATTTCGGACTAGTAAAGAATGGAACCAGTTGTATACAAAAACAGTAACAAATGAAGATGGGACGAAAGAAGTTTTGTATTTCCGAAATGGAATCAAACTTTCCAAAGACCAGTTAGATTTGATTCAAAATCCAAGGGAAAACCCATCCAAAATGGAGAATCAAATTCCCATCGGAGACAAAAATTCAGAATCGGCCCCCATCGATCTATCGAGTGCACTTCCCTTCCCAGAAGAGTTTTCCACCAATATCCCGTTAGATGATGAACGAAAACTGTTTTTTTACCAATGCCAAAAAATCCCGGAATTTTTTGAACAATTGGAAGAAGAAACGGATCTTGCTGGGATCGGTACCATCACTGATATGATGCCTCTTGTCGGAGAAAACCGCCATTTTGTCAAACTGGCACTCACTTCTCTCACCAAACTTTATGTAGGTGACAAAAAAAGGAAAGGTCTCAAAGAACTATTAAAAGAACTGAAACTCAATCCCCTTGGGATCACCACAAAAGACTTGGGTTGGTCCATTGGACCTGTGATCAATGCTGCAGGTCGAATGGGAAAAACAGAAGAAGCAGTAAACCTACTTCTCTCCGAAAATGAATTGGAAGCGAAAACAAGGGCAAAACTCCTTCTTTCCATCAATGAAGAACGAAAAGAAAGAACAAAACGAAACATGGACCGTGTAGAACGATACTTTGCACGGAAACCGGAACGAACCACGCATGATGCGATTTATTGTTACGAACCTGATATGGAACCTGGAGTGAGTGGGATCGTTGCCACAAGGATGGTAGATACCTACAAAAAACCTGCCATCTTTATTGCACCTGACAACGGTGATGCGAGAGGAAGTGTCCGTTCGTATGGACAAGAAAATGTCCTCACCTTACTCGAATCCTTATCTGAACATTTTTTACATTTTGGTGGCCATCCCGAAGCAGGTGGTTTTTCTATTTCCATCGATCAAATTCCGAAATTGGAAGCCGCCCTCTACGAAAAAGCAAAACTTTGGTTAGCGGAAGATGAAGAAAGACCGAAAGAACATTTGATCAATACCGATTTTACCGTTTTACCTGAAGAAATGGGTGAAAAACTCTTAAAGGAATGGAAAGACTTAGAACCCTTTGGCCAAGGAAATCCTGATATCAAACTTGGGATCAGGAATGCCAAAGCTATCCACCTAACGCCTCTCAGCGGTGGAAAACATGTTCGTTTCCATATCATTGGGAGTGGTTCTTTAAAATATATGATTTGGAACAAAGGGGAAGAATTCCAAAGCTTTATGTCCAATCATGGTAGCTTTGATTTGGTAGGGAGTTTAGAAGAAAACTTTTACCAAGGAAGGAGCACACTACAATTCATTGTGGAATGGTTTGGAAAAGCAGAATCCTAA
- a CDS encoding cupin domain-containing protein, with amino-acid sequence MATIVKKQETIQDKDQVKAYLTQKGLVYESYKTPESLDLILGQKGLSDAEKEEVLSGLEYRFDQLKKQHGYKANDLVVLHDEVPGISDMLAKFDKLHIHTDEEVRYIIDGSGIFGFIIDGERFEVHVGKGDFISIPANTNHWFTLDQTMRIKAVRYFKDNSGWTPVYVDESKVLINA; translated from the coding sequence ATGGCAACGATAGTCAAAAAACAAGAAACGATCCAGGACAAAGACCAAGTGAAAGCATACCTGACCCAAAAAGGGCTTGTGTATGAATCTTACAAAACTCCTGAATCTTTGGATTTGATCCTCGGCCAAAAAGGTTTATCCGATGCGGAAAAAGAAGAAGTCCTTTCTGGTCTGGAATACCGATTTGACCAATTGAAAAAACAACATGGCTACAAAGCAAACGACCTTGTGGTCCTTCATGACGAAGTGCCAGGGATCAGTGACATGTTAGCTAAATTTGACAAACTTCACATCCATACAGATGAAGAAGTTCGTTACATCATTGATGGGAGTGGGATTTTTGGCTTCATCATTGACGGAGAACGATTTGAAGTCCATGTTGGGAAAGGTGATTTTATCTCCATCCCTGCCAATACAAACCACTGGTTCACATTGGACCAAACAATGCGGATCAAAGCCGTTCGATACTTTAAGGACAACTCAGGTTGGACACCCGTTTATGTGGATGAATCGAAAGTCCTCATCAATGCATAA
- a CDS encoding bactofilin family protein: MKDESIDTIISDDITFRGTLSFNQTLKIKGQFKGTITSHGKLIIDETGDVEADVEVGSLVVLGNLKGNVDAKEKVELKKNGKVVGDIKTPGLEVEFGSKIIGNCIM, from the coding sequence ATGAAAGACGAATCGATTGACACAATTATTAGCGATGACATCACGTTTCGCGGAACACTTTCTTTTAACCAAACATTAAAAATCAAAGGCCAATTCAAAGGAACCATTACCTCTCATGGCAAACTCATCATCGATGAAACAGGTGATGTGGAAGCAGATGTGGAAGTGGGGAGTTTGGTTGTGCTTGGTAATCTGAAAGGAAATGTAGATGCCAAAGAAAAAGTGGAATTAAAAAAGAATGGAAAAGTTGTAGGAGATATCAAAACTCCTGGACTCGAAGTGGAATTTGGTTCCAAAATTATTGGCAATTGCATCATGTAA